The sequence CATCCTGTCGACCTCGTAGATTATGCCCACTGGAGCCGCCCAGCCGCCGAAAGTGTAAATCAAAGGTTCTTTTGAAGAGTACGCCAACTGGAAGAGCTTGACGGCACTCAGCAGGGTTAAGCCTGTTCCAGTTAGAGCGTAGGCGCCTATAACCTTCCTGTTGCCTTTAACGAGGATTGAGGTTAGCGGTAATGCAAAGGCGAAGAGGATTGGGATTATGAGTGTTAATCCTATGACGTTCATCTCCACCACCTCACTCGAATATCCTCTCCGCGTACTTCTCAAACTCCTCGCAGATTTCCCTCTTGGCCTTCTCAGGCTCCTCAGTAGTCACGTTAATCCAGTTCACGTACAAGTAATCCTCGTCCACGTCAACGACAACTGTCCCAGGAGTGTTCGTTATCGAGTTGGCAACGAGAGTCCTCGCGTACTCGCTCTTCACCTTCAATGGAACTTTCACTATGCCGGGCTCGATGTCTCCGGTGATTATCCGCCTTATCACGTCCAAGTGCGCTTTAACTTCTGCAACGAGGAAGTACCAGAGGAAGTAAATCAAGCCCCAAGCCCATCTAACTGGATTGAGGGCTTTGGCATCGTTCTCCACGAGGAATCTGCCGACGAGGAGGCCGACGGCTATTCCGACTATTGCTCCAGTGACCAAATCGTAGGGTGTGATTGAGCCCGTGAAGATGATGTACGTGATGAATGCGAGTAAGGCCGTTGCTACAACCCCCCTCATGCTTCACCCCTCCTCAGCAGCTCGGGGAGTGTTTTCCCGACTTCTCTAACGTCCAGCGTCCCGTAAATCCTGTAAATCTGGATTATCGCGAAGGCGATGAGTATGTTAACCGCCATGCCAATGACTACTGCAGTTATGACTAACGCTTGGGGAAGCGGGTCGACGGCCGTTTTGACGAACTCGCCGAGGGCCGTTTTGGAGAGCTGGGGCAGGATTGGGGGCTTCACTGGGTAGATTACTCTATAACCGAGGAGGACGACGAGGACGTTTGCGGTATCACTGAAGATTGTCAAGGCTATCAGTTTTTTCACGAGGTTTGGCTTCGCAACAATCCCGCAAACGCTTATGATGAGCGTCGCGAGGAGTGAAACTATTGTGATGCTCCAGAGGAGTGCAATCATCTCCTCACCCCCAGGAATTTCTTGAACTTCTTCTCGGGAATGCTGAGGAGCAGGAAGACCGCCGTGAAGCCCGCGCCGACCGCCAGGTACTCGAAGAGGTTGTACAGCACGAGTGAGCCTCCCAGGGGCACTCCGAGGGCTTCTCCTGGGAAGATTGGTTGATTCTGCATGATGTAACCGTTGGCGAGAAGTGGTGTTAAGGCCGTGAGTGCTATTCCGAGTAATCCTATGGAGCGGATTATTATTGCCCTCGTCTTGTCCAGGCCATTCTTTTCGAGCGCGTATTTAGTGTAGGCGGCTATCACGAGGAGTGGGGCAACAGCCAGTGCCGAACCGCCCTGGAAGCCGCCTCCGGGCGTTAACTGCCCGTGGAGGGCTATTGAGGCTGAAACTGCTAAAATCATCGCAACCGTGAGTTTTGTGACCACTACGACAGGCTCTGGAAGCTGTGGTTTTGGCTGGCCTTGTTTTGCTTCTTCGGCTTGTTCTTTGCTCAGTCTGAAGAGGGTGAGGCTTCCGATTATCGCGAGGAAGAAGACGGCCGTTTCGAATAGCGTGTCAACTCCACGGTAGTCCCAGAGGATTGATGTTACCACCTCGGGGCTTTTTGCGGAGTGTTCTCCGAAGTAGCTGTTTTCGAGATAGTACTCTCCAAGCGGGTGGAGGTTTTCCGGTGGGGTAATGTTCTGGGCGATGTAGAACGCTACTCCGAGGACTGTGATGAGAAGTATGAGCAGGCCAATTAGGCGTTTCATTCACACCACCTCGTATCTTTCGGTTTTCCCGATGATGAAGATGAGGAGTGCCGAGTATATTCCCACTGCTATTGCCACGTAAGCTAGGACGATGTCCGGCGCCATGAGGAGGTAGAAGATGATCGCGTAGGCTATGGCCTGGATTGCTGAGTAACCAACAGCCTTAAGGAGGTCTTTTTCGGTTATTGCGAGGTATGAGGCTATTAATCCGATTAATGCGGCGATGGCGAGGATTGTTAGGTGTATTTCAATCATTTTTTCGCCTCCTTCAAGTGGTCGGTTTTGGGTTTCCACTCTACGGTGTTACTTTTGTGGGCGGCGTAGGCTAGGGCCGTTGAACCTGCCGGAGCAGCGAGAAGGACTATTATCCCCGTGATGAAGCTGGCTCCGGCTATTGCGTACTTGTGTGGAATGTCGGTGCCGAGTGCGAGTAGTGCCACGCCGAAGAGGGGAACCGCTGCTCCTCCTATTGTTCCTATTGTTGCCGCGTGTAACCTAACATAGAAGTTTGGAAACTTGAGGAGGCCGATTGCTCCAAAGAGGTCGCAGA is a genomic window of Thermococcus guaymasensis DSM 11113 containing:
- the mnhG gene encoding monovalent cation/H(+) antiporter subunit G, which produces MNILFTLGAILITIGGICDLFGAIGLLKFPNFYVRLHAATIGTIGGAAVPLFGVALLALGTDIPHKYAIAGASFITGIIVLLAAPAGSTALAYAAHKSNTVEWKPKTDHLKEAKK
- a CDS encoding hydrogenase subunit MbhD domain-containing protein; the encoded protein is MIEIHLTILAIAALIGLIASYLAITEKDLLKAVGYSAIQAIAYAIIFYLLMAPDIVLAYVAIAVGIYSALLIFIIGKTERYEVV
- a CDS encoding sodium:proton antiporter produces the protein MIALLWSITIVSLLATLIISVCGIVAKPNLVKKLIALTIFSDTANVLVVLLGYRVIYPVKPPILPQLSKTALGEFVKTAVDPLPQALVITAVVIGMAVNILIAFAIIQIYRIYGTLDVREVGKTLPELLRRGEA
- a CDS encoding Na(+)/H(+) antiporter subunit B, yielding MKRLIGLLILLITVLGVAFYIAQNITPPENLHPLGEYYLENSYFGEHSAKSPEVVTSILWDYRGVDTLFETAVFFLAIIGSLTLFRLSKEQAEEAKQGQPKPQLPEPVVVVTKLTVAMILAVSASIALHGQLTPGGGFQGGSALAVAPLLVIAAYTKYALEKNGLDKTRAIIIRSIGLLGIALTALTPLLANGYIMQNQPIFPGEALGVPLGGSLVLYNLFEYLAVGAGFTAVFLLLSIPEKKFKKFLGVRR
- a CDS encoding Na+/H+ antiporter subunit E, translating into MRGVVATALLAFITYIIFTGSITPYDLVTGAIVGIAVGLLVGRFLVENDAKALNPVRWAWGLIYFLWYFLVAEVKAHLDVIRRIITGDIEPGIVKVPLKVKSEYARTLVANSITNTPGTVVVDVDEDYLYVNWINVTTEEPEKAKREICEEFEKYAERIFE